In Ramlibacter pinisoli, the sequence CCGCTGGCTACTTGACCAGGCCCTCGGCCTTCATCGCCTCCTGCACCGCCGGCCGGGCCGCGACGCGGTCGGCGTGGGCCTTGACGTTGGGCGTCTGCGCCAGGTCGATGCCCATCGGCTTGGTCCAGCGCCCGACGGCGAACAGGTAGGCGTCGGCCACCGTGAACTGCTCGCCCATCAGGTAGTCCTTGCCGGCCAGCTGGCCGTCCAGCCACTGGAACCGGTTCACGAGCTTGTCGCGGAAGATGGCCTTGCCGGCGTCGGGCATGTTGGGATTGAACAGCGGCGAGAACTGCTTGTGCACCTCGGTGCCGATGAAGGTCAGCCACTCCTGCAGCCGGTAGCGCGACAGCGTGCCGTTGGCCGGCGCCAGCTTCTTGTCCGGTACCTGGTCGGCGATGTACTGCACGATGGCCGGGCCTTCGCGCAGCCGCATGCCGTCGTCGAGTTCCAGCAGCGGCACGTAGCCCAGCGGGTTGATGCCGTAGTAGTCGCTGCCGTCGGCCAGCTGGTGGGTCTTGGTGCTGGCCAGCACCAGCTCGAAGGCCAGGCCGGACTCGCGCAGCACGATGTGGGGCGACAGCGAGCAGACGCCGGGAGAGTAGTAAAGCTTCATGGCGGGTGTCAGGTCCTTGTTGCAGGGAACCGGATGCTAGCGGGGTGGTGATTTCCGGTGCGCGCGTGGCTCAAAATCCGCACCCATGCGCAAATCGGTGAAATGGCTGCTGGTCGGGGTGTTCGGGTTCGTGGTCCTGCTGGTGGTGGCGCTGGCCGGCCTGTCGCGCTGGGCCGGCAGCGATGATTTCCGCACCATGGCGCAGCAGCGGGCGAGCACCGCGCTGGGGGTGCCGGTGCAGCTGGGACGCATCGAGCTGACGCTCTGGCCCAAGCCCGGCGTCGCGCTGCGCGACGTGCACATCGCCACCCGGCCGGCGCTGACGCTGGAGCAGCTCGACGCCCGGCCGATGTGGCTGTCGCTGCTGGTGGGCCGGCCGGTGCTCGACGCACTGGTGCTGCGCAATGCGGTGCTGCCGCAGGGCGGCCTGCTGGCGCTGGTGGCCAACCTGCAGAAGGGCGCGGCCAAGTCACCGTCGGCGACGCCGCCCCCGCTGCCGCGCCGCATCCTGCTGGAGAAGGTGAGCTGGATCGACACCGCCGGCCAGAAGCTGACCGTGGACGCCGAGGTCGCCTTCGAGCACGGGCCGCTGCCGGAACTGGCGCGCTTCGACGTCGTGGCCGGCCGCTACGCCGGCGCCAAGGCGGTGCTGGAGCGCCAGGCCGAGGCCTGGCAGCTGCGCGCCGAGATCGGCGGCGGCACCATCACCGGCCCGCTGCGGCTGCAGCCGCAGAAGGGCGGCGGCTGGCGGCTCAGCGGCGACATCGTCACCGACAAGGTGGAGGTGTCGGCGCTCACCGCGCCCTCGCGCACCATGACCGGCCGCGTCGAGGCACGCACCAGCCTGCAGGCCGACTTCCGGGAAGCGTCGGAGCTGGCCGACATGCTGCGCAGCCAGACCCGCTTCACGGTGCGCCACGCGGTGCTGCACGGCATCGACCTGGCGCAGGCGGTGCGCACGCTGGGCATCAGCCGCGGCGGCCAGACCGCGCTGGACACGCTGACCGGCAGCGTCGTGACGCAGGGCAAGGTGGTGCACCTGAACAACCTGGTGGCCAGCTCGGGCCTGCTGTCGGCCACCGGCAACGTGACCCTGGCGGCCGACCGCACGCTGGACGGCAAGGTGACGGCCGCGCTGGGCGGCGCGCTGGGCGTGCCGCTGAAGGTGGCCGGCACGCTGGATGCGCCCTCGGTCTCGCCCACCGGCGTGGCGCTGCCGGCCGCGGCCGACCTGGGCAGCCGGATCGGCGGCGGCATCAAGGGCCTGTTCGGCAAGTGAACTGCCCGTGCCGGCCTACAGCGGGGCGCGCCGGCGGCTGATCGGCAAGGGCCGGCCGGCGCCCTAGCATGGCTGAGCCGGGCAAGGGGCCGGCGCCGCATGCACCTGTCCACCGTCGAAGCACGCCTCGAATACAACGTCCGCCAGCCCTCGCACCTGCTGTTCAACGTCGAGGCGGCGCACTGGTCCACCCAGGTGATCGTCGCCGAGCGGCTGGAGGTCACGCCGCCGGTGAGCCTGCACGCCTACGAGGACGCCGCCAGCGGCAACCGCTTCGTGCGCTTCGACGCCCGGCCCGGGCCGCTGGTGGTGGCCTACAAGGCCGACGTCGAGGTGCATGCGCCGGTGCTGGACGACGCCCGGCTGGTCGAGGTGCCGGTCAACCAGGTGCCCGACGCGGTGCTGCGCCACCTGCTGCCCACGCGCTTCTGTGAATCGGACCTGCTGGCGGCGTTCGCGCGCGAGCGCTTCGGCGCCCTGCCACCCGGGGTCGAGCGGGTCCGGGCCATCGTGCGCTGGGTGCGCGAGACCATCGCCTACCGGCCCGGCAGCAGTTGCTCGACGACCACCGCGCAGGAGGTGATCGCGCAGCGCGCCGGCGTCTGCCGCGATTTCGCCCACGTGGCCATCACGCTGTGCCGCGCGCTCAACATCCCGGCCCGGCTGGTGGCCGGCTATGTCTGGTTCGACGAGCCGCCGCAGGACTTCCACGCCATCTTCGAGGCCTGGCTGGGCGGGCGCTGGGTGCTGTTCGATCCCACCGGCATGGCGCCGGTGGAACGGCTGGTGCGCATCGGTACCGGCCGCGACGCCAAGGACGTGGCCTTCAGCACCAGCTTCGGCGACATCCAGATGGTGGCCAAGCTGGTCACGGTGCTGGAACACGACGCCCGGGCGCCGCTGGCCGCATCGGCGCGCGAGCGGGCCGACGCCTGAGGCAGCCTCAGGTCTTGTACGAGGGATCCTCGCGATCGAGCTTGCGCAGCAGCGCCGGCCAGGCGATGTTGGGGCCCAGGCCGGCGGTGGCGGTCTTCATCACCTGCGCCAGGCCCTGCAGGATGGCGGGATCGACCGTCACCAGCTCGCCGCCGGCCTGGGCATCGATCTGGATCCGGCAGGTGTTCTCGAAGGTGTACATCGACAGGAAGGCGTCGGCGATGCTCTTGCCCACGGTCAGCAGGCCGTGGTTGCGCAGCATCAGGTAGTTCCGGCTCCCCAGGTCGGCCACCAGCCGCGGCTGCTCGTCCTCGCGCAGCGCCACCCCCTCGTAGGCGTGGTAAGCCAGCGAGGCCAGCACGAAGGTGCTCTGCTGGCTGATCGGCAGCACGCCGTTCTTCTGCGCACTGACGGCCACGCCGGCGCGGGTGTGGGTGTGCAGGACGCACTGGGCGTCCGCGCGGGCGGCGTGGATGCAGCTGTGGATGACGAAGCCGGCCGGGTTGACCGGGAACGGCGAGTCCAGCAGCTTGTTGCAGCGGGCGTCGACCTTGACCAGCGAGGAGGCGGTGATCTCCTCGAACAGCAGCCCGTAGGGATTGATCAGGAAGTGGTGCTCGGGGCCGGGCAGGCGCGCGCTGACATGGGTGAAGACCAGGTCGCTCCAGCCGTAGGCGGCGACCAGCCGGTAGCAGGCAGCGAGGTCGACCCGCAGCTGCCACTCCTCTTCGCTGACGAGTTCTCGGACGGACGGGATGTGCATGGCGTCTCCTGTGGACCGCGCGGCTGCGGCGCGGGCTTGCACTCTAGTGCGTCGCGGCCGCCGCGCCCAGTCGCCGCCCGGACAGGCGGTCAGCCGGCGGCGGTGAGCCGTTCCAGCCGGGCGAGGTAGGCCAGGGCCTGGGCGGCGCTGTCGCCGCACATCTCGCGCTGCGGCTGCAGGCTGGCGCAGACGGCCGGTCGCTCCGGGCGGCCGAACAGGCGGCAGCGGTTGGCCTCGTCCAGCTGGATGCAGCGCACGCCGGCCGGCTTGCCGCCGGGCATGCCGGGGATGGGCGAGCTGATCGAGGGTGCGATGCAGCAGGCGGCGCAGCCTGCACGGCAGGCAAGGGGAGGGCTGGCGGGGGTCACAGGGGGCAGCAGGGCAGGGCAGTGGGGGACCCGGGAGGACGGGCTCGGGTCACCGAGCGCGGGCCAGGGTAGCACCTGGAGTCGGGCGCGGCGCGGTGCCTGTTCTTATCTTCTTTGTTTTCTATATCTCATTAGTAGAAGTAGTTAAGGGCCGGGCCCTTCTGTGGACAAGCGGCTTTTGTCCTTGCGGATCAGCCACTTGCTGCGCGGCTGAGCCTGTGCGTGACCGTGCGTCCGGGCTGTCGCGCCGGCAGGGACAAGTTCCGGATGCGGGTCCGCTCTGTGGACAACCCTGCCGTTGTGCCGGAACTGTCCACAGGATTGTCCCGGAACGGCCGCGATCGGCCGCAGGACCGTCCGGGCGCCGTGGAGGCAGGGGTCCCGTCGGATGGCCAGTCGGCGGCCATGGGAGGGCCTGTTAGCGGCCCGGGCGCCGCGTCCGGACCGTCGGCAGGGGAAGCACCTCGACCCGGCCGATGCGACCGATGCCACCACAAAGCGGCGCCGGCGCGACCCGAAGTAGTTCTGCGGGGCGTCGGCCGGCCGGGCCGGGGTCGCTGCCGAACTCGGGCGCGGCGCCGATCTGTCTTTCTCTTCTATATCTTCTATTTTTAATTAGTAGTAGTAGATAAGGGATGAGCTCAACTGTGGACAAGCTGCTTTTTCCCTTGCCGATCAGCAACTTGCGGTGCGGCGGACCCTGTGCGCGACCGTGCGTCCGTGCTGTCGCGCCAACAGGGACAAGTTCCGGGTTCCGGTCATGCCTGTGGATAACCATGGCGTTGTGCCGGAACTCTCCACAGGGTTGTCCGGGGCGGCCGAAAGCCCTGCCGGACACACGGCGGCGCCGCGCCGGCAAGGCGCCTGCGTGGGGGGAGGGGAGGTCAGCGCCCGGGCGGGCTGGCTGCGGGCCGGAGGCCGTTCAGGGCTGCTGGAAGCGGCTGGCGGCCCACAGCACCTGGTCGATGACGGCCTGGACGTTCTGGCGCGCCGCATCGGCCACCAGCTGGCCGTCGGCGTCGAAGGCGTCGGCGGCGCGGCCGAGGGCGAAGTTCTTCGGTGCCACCCAGCACTGCAGG encodes:
- the gstA gene encoding glutathione transferase GstA, whose product is MKLYYSPGVCSLSPHIVLRESGLAFELVLASTKTHQLADGSDYYGINPLGYVPLLELDDGMRLREGPAIVQYIADQVPDKKLAPANGTLSRYRLQEWLTFIGTEVHKQFSPLFNPNMPDAGKAIFRDKLVNRFQWLDGQLAGKDYLMGEQFTVADAYLFAVGRWTKPMGIDLAQTPNVKAHADRVAARPAVQEAMKAEGLVK
- a CDS encoding AsmA family protein; amino-acid sequence: MRKSVKWLLVGVFGFVVLLVVALAGLSRWAGSDDFRTMAQQRASTALGVPVQLGRIELTLWPKPGVALRDVHIATRPALTLEQLDARPMWLSLLVGRPVLDALVLRNAVLPQGGLLALVANLQKGAAKSPSATPPPLPRRILLEKVSWIDTAGQKLTVDAEVAFEHGPLPELARFDVVAGRYAGAKAVLERQAEAWQLRAEIGGGTITGPLRLQPQKGGGWRLSGDIVTDKVEVSALTAPSRTMTGRVEARTSLQADFREASELADMLRSQTRFTVRHAVLHGIDLAQAVRTLGISRGGQTALDTLTGSVVTQGKVVHLNNLVASSGLLSATGNVTLAADRTLDGKVTAALGGALGVPLKVAGTLDAPSVSPTGVALPAAADLGSRIGGGIKGLFGK
- a CDS encoding transglutaminase-like domain-containing protein, whose amino-acid sequence is MHLSTVEARLEYNVRQPSHLLFNVEAAHWSTQVIVAERLEVTPPVSLHAYEDAASGNRFVRFDARPGPLVVAYKADVEVHAPVLDDARLVEVPVNQVPDAVLRHLLPTRFCESDLLAAFARERFGALPPGVERVRAIVRWVRETIAYRPGSSCSTTTAQEVIAQRAGVCRDFAHVAITLCRALNIPARLVAGYVWFDEPPQDFHAIFEAWLGGRWVLFDPTGMAPVERLVRIGTGRDAKDVAFSTSFGDIQMVAKLVTVLEHDARAPLAASARERADA
- a CDS encoding class II aldolase/adducin family protein, with the protein product MHIPSVRELVSEEEWQLRVDLAACYRLVAAYGWSDLVFTHVSARLPGPEHHFLINPYGLLFEEITASSLVKVDARCNKLLDSPFPVNPAGFVIHSCIHAARADAQCVLHTHTRAGVAVSAQKNGVLPISQQSTFVLASLAYHAYEGVALREDEQPRLVADLGSRNYLMLRNHGLLTVGKSIADAFLSMYTFENTCRIQIDAQAGGELVTVDPAILQGLAQVMKTATAGLGPNIAWPALLRKLDREDPSYKT
- a CDS encoding YkgJ family cysteine cluster protein, giving the protein MPPVTPASPPLACRAGCAACCIAPSISSPIPGMPGGKPAGVRCIQLDEANRCRLFGRPERPAVCASLQPQREMCGDSAAQALAYLARLERLTAAG